In the genome of Halodesulfovibrio sp., the window CTGCTGCGTAAATTTTTAATGGAGCGGGAAACGAGATTTGAACTCGCGACTCCAACCTTGGCAAGGTTGTACTCTACCACTGAGTTATTCCCGCTCGTAATGCTTTTCAGCAATGCAGTCAGCTTTTTAAGGAACTTTCTTGTTATAATCAAGTCCTAAATTATCTGCTGCGTAAATTTTTAATGGAGCGGGAAACGAGATTTGAACTCGCGACTCCAACCTTGGCAAGGTTGTACTCTACCACTGAGTTATTCCCGCTCGTTGCGTAGGAACTTGTTCGTCCCAACGGGTGAGGTGTATACGCAGAGGTTGCACACTGGTCAAGCAAAAAAGAGTTTTTTTTATTTTTTTCTGTAAATTGTCATTAAAGCGTTACTAAAATAGATTAGCACTCTTATGTAGTGAGTATGCGGGGATGGTGGGGCAATATATAATAAAGGATGCATGCTAAGGTAGAGTAGAAGGAAAATGCATTTGTCCGGTGGTATATATGATTAACTCCGGTAATGCGTTTGAGGTATTCAATAATCATGGTAACCTTGCCTTCTGAAGCTACATTTATCAGGATACAACGCAATTTTTCCAAACATATTATAACTCATAACGAGAGCTTTGCTTTTTGAGATATTTTAGTTTATTGGGTTGTTCTTCTTTTATGGTAATGCGCATACGACCACACTCTTGGCGTTATTTGCAGTGTAGTTTTGACCGTTATGAGAATGGCGGTCTCGGTTTAGAGATGCCGAGGAGGACATACATGGAACAGAAAGATCTTGATTACTTCCGTAAGCTTCTTAATGATATGCTCGAAGAAGCTCAGCAAAAAGGTGACGCAACTCTGGATGATCTGACAGACAACAGCGAAATGTTTGCAGATCCTGCAGACCGTGCAACCGCGGAATCTGATCGCGCGTTTACATTGCGTATTCGTGACCGTGAACGCAAGCTTATTAAAAAGATTCGTTCTGCTATTGCTCGTCTTGACGAGGGGTCTTTTGGCATTTGTGATGAATGTGGTGAAGACATCGGTATTGCACGACTTAAAGCACGTCCTGTTACTAAACTTTGCATTAATTGCAAAAGCAAACAGGAAGAGGACGAGCGCCAGCGCGCTGACTAGCAAACAATGGAAGCACATTTTTTTCGGCGGTTGTGCGTGGAACTTGCTGTGCATCTTACTGGTGCACGTATAGAGAAGTTCTTTGAGCCAGCACCCGATACAACTACAATAGTAATACACCGCACCGGCCGGAAACAGAATCTTCTGCTTCAGGCCGGTCGCCGTTTTCCCCTTCTTTTTCTCAGCGACAAACGTCCTGTTAATCCCGATAATCCTTCTGCAAAATCCATGTGGCTACGCAAGTATGCTGCCGGTAAACGACTGGGAGCACCTGTTGTAGACTGGAGTAACCGTCGCCTCGCTTTTCCGTTAACAACTACCCCGACAACGTGGCTTGTTCTTGATTTGTGCAATGGCGTAAGCATTGCCAAAGAAAAGCCGGAGTGGGGCGGATATGAGCCGGAATGGTGTGAGCCGGAAGACTTGCCGCAAGTACTCGCCAGTAGTGATGTGTGGAGCAAGTATCCGCAACTTACGCCTCCGTTGCGTAAAACGCTGGCAGCGCTTCTTCACGATGACCCTATGGATGCACAAGCACTTTTTGTTGATCTTGAATATGGATACGGCGTTGTAGCGACGGCGGAAGAGGTTAACGAGCTTGGCGAAGTGTATTTATATACTAAAGATGGTAAGCCTACAGATGCCTATGTGTGGCCATTGCCAGAGAGCCTGCTTGGAAAGCGTGAAGAGCAGCGGGTGGCAACGGCTCTTGAGGCTGCAACAGCCATTGGTGAGATGCGGCTGTTTGCTGAGCTTGCACAATCCCAAGCTGCGGCTGCTGCAAAACCTGTTCTTGCCGCATTAAAACGTACAAAAAAGACTCTTGCCAGATTGAATCAGGAAAAAGATCGGCTAGAGCGCATGATAGCTGGGCAGCAACATGCCGTACTGTTGCAGGCAAATTTGTGGCAGCTTGATGCAGATTCTAAGCTGTCTTCAATTACGCTTTCTGTGCCGGAAGGAATTGAAGGCATGGCGGCAGGGAGCAGCTGTACGATTAGCCTTGATCCACGCAAAACTATTCGTGAAAATATGGCGTTTATGTTTAAGCAGGCAAGGCGTGGCAAGCGCGGTATGGATATGCTTGCTGAGCGACGTCATGTTTTAGAAATGCAATATGCACGTCTTAAGAGTGGAGAAGAAGATGCACCTAAGTCACAGGCGATTAAGCCGTTGACAGGTGGTGCACTGAAGCGTCAGCAAAAGCGTCAGGCTAAAGATAAATTTATTCAGCGTTACAGAAGTTCTGATGGTTTTCTTATGTTGCGTGGGCGTAATGCGCAGGGGAACCATGAAATTTTAAATCGTGTTTCTTCGTATGACCTATGGTTTCATGCAGAAGACGGCCCGAGTGCACACCTTGTGTTGCACCTTGATTACCCGGATCAGCAAATTCCTGAGCAGACATTGCAGGAAGCTGCTATTTTAGTGGGGGTTAAGAGTTGGCAGCGTGAGGACGAGCAGGCAAGAGTTATGTTTGCACGAGTCAAGAACGTACGAAAAATAAAAGGCGCTGCTGCTGGTAAGGTTCGTGCAGAAGCAGAAGGTTCCGTTCTCGTAAAGCTCAACCCAGAGTTGGAAGAAACACTGAAGTCAAGCATATAGGTGTGCCTGCCATTGTGCCGACACACCTACAGACATGGTATAGATCAATGGCTATCGCGATAGAGGTAGGGGAGCAGAGCAGGTGATATGCTTGCAAAATAGCCCTCTATCCGAAAAAAGCTCCTTTTAATTCGTCCAGCAAATCTTTTATAGAGTCCTTAAGTTCAATCAGTAACTTTTGGGCTTTTGCAGTGCTTTCCTTCAGCGTATCTATTTCGTCTTGTAAATCTTTTTTGCAAAGAGTGTAATCGGTGGTGGATTCTGCCCGCTCCATAATGCGCTCTTGCTGTTCGTTAAGCGTCTCGACCATTTCTTCAGAGCGCTCCTGAGCTGATTCTACAAAGTCATTGAACGATGTAATGTCGTTAGCATTTGCTCGTTTGTTGAGAGCTACGAGTGCTTCTGTTGTCGCAGCAATAGATTTGGCAAGCAAGCGCGCGGTGGTTGCCAGTGGCTTTGCGTAGTCAATGCATTGGTCATCAGCAAAGGCAGGTTGGCTAAAGCACAGCATACATGTGCATATGAAGGCAAAAAAAGCGGTGGCAAAACATTTCATGGTGAACTCCTGTACGTACTATCCCGTGAAAATAGTATTATGAAATAGTACAGCGTTGCTGCGTTGTCATTCTAGTATTGTTTTTGTGCTAATTATATAAAAACCCCTCTGAAGCGCTGCCTCAGAGGGGTTTTGTGTTCGATAGAAACAGGGCAGCTTACATTGCGTCGCCTGCATCAAGTTCGTCGATCTGTTGTTCAATTGCGTCTTGCAGCTCTTTAGGCAGACCTTCCATGTCCACGTTGAGGAAGCCTCGAACGATGGTGGAGGTCGCTTCGTCTTCATCAAGACCGCGAGCCATCAAGTATTCAATTTCTTCTTGTGCAATTTTACCTACAGCAGCTTCGTGCGAAAGTTCTACGCCGTCCTGATCGGAATCAAGTTCAGGGATTGCGTGGATGCGACCGCCGCCGAGGATAAGACCTTTACACTCAAGGTGACCACGGGCAGGAACAGACTCTGCACCAATGTAACCACGGTTGATAATAGTACCACCTGTGGTGAGTGTGCGTGCGATGATTTCTGCGCGAGTATTTGGAGCCTGCATTTCAATGCGGTTACCGCAGTCGATGTAGGAACCTTCCGGTGCAACGATTACAGAGTTGAATCGTGCTACGGAGTTTTCGCCTTTGAGGGTAAGTTTAGGGTACATCTGCAAGTCTTTTACAGGCTTGAGCAGAACGTAGTTGCTAAGGAATACCGCGTCTTCTTCGAGAACACCGGCAGAGCGTGGACGTACAGCTGTATCAACGCTCCAGTTGTGAATCATAGTAAAGGTGAGCTTGCCGCCTTTGTGAACGTAAAATTCGGAGATGCCGAGGTGAGCAGATTCTTTAGCGCCGTGTGCTGTTGCACAGCCGGAGATAATGTGAAGCTCTGCGCCTTCTTCAACAACAACGATGTTGTGCACGTTCTGGGAGATTCCAGCCTTGTCGATAAACAGACATGACTGAACAGGCTCAGTAATTTTTGTTCCTGCTTTAGCACGGATAAAGTAGCCGCCATGCAGGTTTTCAGCAGTTGCTTTGGTAAATTCGTCTTTATCTTTGTCAACAAGCTGCCAGTAGTAATCTGGAAGACCGTCAAATTTATCAAGCGCTTCTTTGATGTCCATAACTTCAAGACCTTCACGGTGGGTCTTGCAGTGAACACCGGAGTGGTTCAAGTGCATGAATGCACCGGAGTCACTTGGATTCTCAACATCTATGCCAGCAAATAACAGGCGTTCTTTATCTTCAGCAGAAAAGCCGGAGAAGTCTTCGATAGTAGTTTCGGTAGCACCATCAGTACGGTACTGGGAGAGATCAAGTTTTTTCATGTCTAGGAAGCCTCGTTAAAGCTGGAGAGATCAAGAATCTCGCCGGTTTCAGCAGAAAGACAACGCAGACATTCCTGATAACCGTGGTTGGAAATATGATCGAGAATGTCACGCGGGTTCGCTTCACAACACAGCTTACCGTTGTACATTACCTGACCGCGGTCTGCATTTACGTATTCGAGAATGTGACCTGTGTGGGTAATAATAAGACCGGAAGTGTTAGAACGCTGAATTGCCTTTTTCATGGTGCAGCCTTGAGCAAGACCGTCCAGCAGGTTGCGTGCAGTCTTGCCGATAAGAGCCATGTTCTCAAGGTCAACGCCGGATTCCGGTTCGTCAAATAAAATCAGATCAGGACGCTGTGCCATCAGCTGAAGCATTTCAGAGCGCTTTATTTCGCCGCCGGAGAATCCAGCGTTGATGTCGCGATCAAGGAAATTGCTGAAGTTAACTTTCTGAGCGAGTGCTTCAACGTCAACTTCGCGTCCTTGTCCGCACATGCGTACAAGGTGGCTTGTTTTGAGACCATGAATTGTAGGAGGGCGCTGGAAGGACATACCGATGCCGAGGCGGGCACGTTCATACATAGGAGCGTATGTGATGTCCTGACCCTTATAAATGATCTGACCTTCAGTCACTGTGTAGTTTCCGAAGCCCATCAGAGTCATGAGCAGCGTTGTTTTACCGGAGCCGTTCGGGCCAAACAAAATAAACGTTTCACCGTCTTCGATAACGAGGTCGATTCCTTTCAATACCTCTTTATCACCGATGTTAACGTGAAGGTTTTTAATTTCAAGCATGGGAGAACCGTCCTTACGGGATTCTTTTTCAGTCACGTCAAGTGTAACTGGACGTCCAGTTATGAGGCATCAATCGGCTCAAGTCAATCGTGTTTTCAATACTGAATGATCGCAAAAGGTTGGTGAGTGGTAGCTTATCACTTTTTAGGGGTACGAAAATCACTCGGTTTTGGGAGGATAAGTTGCGGGCGAACCGGAGGGGTTCCTTCCGGTACTGTGCAGTAATAGCATCGATCTTTTTTGCGGAAAAAAGGCAGCAGAATAAAACCGCAGGCAAAGCCTCCTGCGTGTGCCCACCATGCAACAGCAGAACTGCCATGTCCGCTTAATGTGGCTATGCCGAAGATAATCTGCATGGCAACCCAAAGCAGTAGAAAGAACACTGCGGGTAGGTTGAAGAAAAAAGGGATGATGACGACTGGAATGAGTGTAAGAACTTTTGCATGCGGATATAATAGAAAGTATGCCCCCATAACGCCTGCAATGGCTCCAGATGCCCCGACGACAGGGGTAGTACTGGACGGGTTGAACATAATATTAACCCCTATGGCGACAATGCCGCAGGTAATATAGAACAAAAGAAAGCGCAGTGGTCCCATAACGTCTTCAATATTGTCACCGAATATCCACAGAAACCACATATTGAAAATGAGATGCATCCATCCGCCGTGAATAAACAAGTGCGTGATGAAAACATATTCTGCATCAGGAGGAAAATGCATGCGCGCTGCCCACGCCGTGTTTGTAAAACGGGCAGGGACAACGCCGTACAGATAAAAAAACTCTGTCAGGCGCGGTTCAGATAATATTTGTTCAAATAAAAAAACAAAAGAACATGCTGTAATTATGGCATAAAGCATGTATGGCTTATGGACACGCGGGATAGAGTCATGGAGTGGAATCATGCCTAACGATAAACCAATCTTGTAATGCTGCCTAGTACAATCACCTTTTTGTAGAAAGAATCAAAAAGCATTAAAATTCACTGCGGCTCAGTAAAAAAGGTTGTAATAAAAAGCATCTAAGGAGTTGAGGAAAAAATATTATGCAGTTACAATGGATTAGTGCTTTGATATTCTAGTAAAATTATGTACAAGGTTCTGTAATGTAACAAAAAAGTGAAAAACGTACAGTCACGATAGAAAGTCCGTTTTTTTTATAACTTTTTATTTGTAGTTTCGATACCGCGCGAAACTGCGCAATAGATTACCTATTGTAGCGGTTATGTATTTGAAAAAAGATGCTTGTTTGTACCGGACAATTGTCGTGCAGTTATCATAAGTAATATGACGGGGGTAAGGACACAATGAAACGCTTTTTACTGTGTCTCATACTAGCGCTAAGCGCTTGCAGCTATTCATTGGATGCAAGGGCTGAATCGCTTGTCGTCGGGTTAATGAATGTAGATAGACCGCCATATTTTTGGAAAGATGACGCCGGAGGTTACCAAGGAATATTTATAGATATTTTGCACGAATTGAAAAAAGAAACCGGAATTCATTTTATTTACAAAGCGCTGCCAATGGCTCGTCTGCGGTTGTATATGGTTGTGGGCAAGGTAGATGTTGAAATGGGTATAGATCCCCAGTGGCGCACTGCTCGGAATGAAGCGGAATCTTCCATTTATTCTGAACCGTTTATGGAATCGAAAGAAGTATATGTAATTGGCGCTTCAAAGGGCAATTTTGATTACGCAAGGAATGTGCCTTCTGCAGGAAAATTTTGTGGTGTTCTTGGGTTCAATAAACCAAAGTTTGTTGGCGAAACGTATCGTCAGGCTCTTTTGTCTGAGGCGCAATTGCTTAAAATGATAAATAAAAATAGATGTGACTACACGGTGATGCCATACGACGCATTTCGTTATCTGAAAGAAGGGCAAATTTATAACCTCACGACCTCAAAGCCGATTGCAACATATAAATTGCGAATGCGATTGCATAAGCAAAAAGCGGAGTTGTTGCCAAGAGTTGATGCAGCACTAGCCAGAATGAAAAAAGATGGAAGGCTGGCAGCACTGTTACAGAAATATAATTAATTATTCCAATAGATAAAAAGAATTACAAGCTCTCAATTTTGAGACCTTATAGTAATGTGCATGGGAACAATTCGAGGTAGTGTTTTGGGGTCATTCGCTTCCTAGATTGTCCAGATTATGTACTGTAGTTGCAGTGAAAGCAGGACTCACGAGTGGGTGGAACGTTGAAAAAATTTCTACAGAATGTGTTTTGGTTGCTGATGGTATCCGTTCTTTTGGTAGCGGCGGTTCCTACGGCATATGCCAGCCCGGATGAAGCATATGCAAGATCAGGTCAGAATGGCTCTGAACTTGCGACAGAATTATCGCATTTGAGTGCGGTTTTTTTATATAATCTTGATAAAATCCAGCTTGAAGGGACACTTTCTGTAATTATTAAACGAACGCCCGCAATCAAAGCCTTACGTGTAGTAGACACTATTACCGGTGAATCTTTTTTTACGTATTATAGAGCGCGCAGACATCATGTTTTCAATGAAAAAATTCCTCTTATAGCAGAACAGTATCCTAAATATACTTCGTCAATTTTTTACGATGATACCATTATCGGGCGCCTTGAGTTGTTTTATGACGATCCAACGATGGTGCGGAAGGGTAAAAGAGATGTTTGGCTGACGAATAATGAGCAGCAATGGCTTGAAGAGCACCCCGTAGTCACAGTTGGAATTGAGCAGATTCCTCCATTCAACTACTTTACTCAAGGGGAACAGCCTAAAGGTATTATCGTAGATTTAATACAAAAAATTTCCGAACGCGTGCCTGTCCGCTTCGAATTTAGAGGGGGAGAATTCGCTGAAATTTTGCGGAAGTATGAGCATGGTGAAATCGATCTGCTTCCTAACCTTTATTACCATTCATCACGCGACTCTCTTGGTAACTTTTCCACTCCGTTTATGAGTGTCCGAGATTTTATGTTTGTTCGGCAAGATGATGAAAGAATAACAAAGATTAGTGACTTACGTGGGAAAAAGGTTGCAATAGTCAAAGGGTACTTAATGGAAAAGGTACTCGCGAAGCGATATCCAAGTATACAAGTCGTTACTACGCCTACTCTTGTGGACTCTATAGCGGCACTTTTGAATCATGAAGTAGATGCACTGATTGATGCTCATATGTCAGTGTTGTACGCCCAAAAAGAGAATAGCTTGACTGGATTAAAAGCTATTTCACAGAATGAATTTCCCTCACAGTCGCTACACTTTGTTACCAGAAAGCATGAACCTTACCTGCACTCGATTCTGCAAAAAGCGTTAAATTCAATTACTGAAGCAGAAAAAGATGAAATAACGAAACACTATATTCTAGCGCAAAGTGTAATATCGCACAGGCAAAAAGTAGAAAAGACACTGGAAAAGAATGTAGCGTTGCTTACTATTCTTTTTCTTTTCTTGTTACTTGTGCTGTTTCATATCGTCCGCATGCTCAATAAAAGTTTCAAAGAGGACGAAGGGCTGGCTTTCGGGTCAAATAAATTCGCTCAGCTGTTGTTGCTTGCTATCGGAATGTTTGTCCTTTTTTGTTCTGGAACGTCGTGGTTTATTTTAGATCAAAGTAAAAAAGATATTCTGCGTAAAGAAGAATATTCTTTAGACCTCAGCTTGGAGGCAACTGAAGCACGCTTGCTGCGTATGGTAGATGTACATTCGCGAATGTTGCAATATTTAGCTGGCAGGGCAGAGTTTTTTTCTATTGTTGAGGAGGTAATGAACTCCGTTTCTGATAAAAACTCTTTGAGACATCAGCAAGCCTTAGCAAGCCTGAAAGGCTACTGGAGTGAATACCGCGCGCTTTCTGGCGATCAGGGACGTGTTTTGTTGTCCACTACAGGTGATGTAATTATGGGTGCTGGAGTGTGTGAGGGAGGAAACCTTGCAGATAAGCACCCTAAGCTGTTTGAAAGTGCCTTGAAAGGGCAAACAGTGTTTGTGCCGCCTTGCTACTTTAGAGATCCGGTTACAGGGAACAGTAGCCGTGGAATGTATTTGCTGATTCCTGTTATGGACGAACAGCGTAAGCCTGTTGCGGTTATTGCTGCGTTGCTGGATGTAGATGAAAATTTTCATTTATCAATTAAAGAAGGTAGCGTTGAGCAGCACGGGGAAATGTTTGTTGTAAATGCACAAGGCAATATATTGTATGAACATCGTGCATCTAAAAGCGCAGTAGAAATCGACGACGCTAATACTCACTTAAATGCCTTTATCAATGTGAATGTACCGTTTGTAATTAATTCAATGTCTAGTGTTGAAGTGCAAGATGGAATGCGTCTTGTGAAGTATAGGAATTACAAAGGAGAACAGGTTTACGGACTTGCCCGCTGGATTGGGGGGATGGAAATAGGGCTGGTGACCGAAGTTAAGGTTAACGAAGTTCTGGAGCAGTATTTCCGCTTTAAAAATAGCGTTATCACCATGATGATACTGATGCTGTCGTTTACCATTCCTTCGATTCTTTTCACGTTGAGTATCGGCAGAAAGGCAAACCGGAGTCTATTGGAGGCAAAGGAAGAGCTTGAACACAAGGTGCTTGAGCGGACGCAGGATTTGAGGCAGCTGGAAAAACAGTGGCGTCTTATATTAACTTCAGTAGGGCAGGGGTTAGTGGGACTCAACACCGACGGTGAAGTTATTTTTGCCAATGATGCTGCTTCATCATTGTTAGGGTATTCGCATGATGAAATCACCGGAAAGAAAATATTCGAGATGGTGCTGGTTAATGCGGATTCTAAAAAAAGTTCAGGGCTTGTAACATCACCAATTTATCAAGCATTGTACACAGGGCACACAAGTACTCATCAGAATGAATTTTTTAAGGCAAAATCGGGACATGTATTCCCTGTAGAATACACTTGTCGCTCTATAATTAATGAAGAAGAAATCCAAGGTTGTGTAGTTGTTTTCACCGATATTACACTGCGCAAGCGAATGGAGCAGGAATTAGAGTCGGCACGAATTACAGCAGAAGAAGCCTCTAATGCCAAAAGTGAGTTTCTGGCAAACATGAGCCATGAAATTCGTACGCCTATGAACGCGATTCTCGGCATGTCGCACCTTGCGTTGCAATCTGATTTAAATGGAAGGCAGCGGAATTTTATAGAAAAAGTACACCGCGCAGCATATTCTTTGTTGGGAATTATCAACGATATTCTAGACTTTTCCAAAATTGAAGCTGGCAAAATGCAGATCGAAGGTGTGCCGTTTTATCTGGATGACGTCATGCAGGATGTTGCAGGCGTGGTGGGATTAAATGCCGAAGAAAAAGGGCTTGAGCTGCTTTTCAAAATTAACCCCGCTGTTCCTCTGAAGATGATTGGTGACCCGTTACGACTGACACAGATATTAATCAACCTTGGTAATAATGCTGTGAAGTTTACGGAAGAAGGTGAGATTGTCGTTAGCATTGATGTGGTAAAAGTTGATGGTGCTGACTTGGAACTCCTTTTTTCCGTGAAAGACACTGGCATAGGAATGACGCAAGAGCAGATTTACAAGCTGTTCAAGTCGTTTTCACAAGGTGACACTTCAACAACCCGTCGATACGGTGGAACGGGCTTAGGGCTTGTTATATCCCGCAGGTTGGCACAACTCATGGGGGGAGAAATCTGGGTTGACAGTAATTACAGAGAAGGTGCGACTTTTTCCTTTAATGTTTTGCTTACCTTAGATGAAGATAGTGCTGTGCAGGAGCCTGTACTGCTTTCTAACGGCTCACGAGTTCTTGTAGTGGATGACAGTAAAACCTCTCGGGAAATTTTAAGCTCTATGCTTACGGAGGCAGGGTTCGTAGTAGATGCTGTCGCCTGCGGTAAAGAAGCTGTTAAGCTTGTCCGCGAGTCTGTTAAAGCAGAGCAATATGAAACTATTTTCCTAGACTGGCGGATGCCGGATATGGACGGTGTGACAACGGCAACGCTGATTAAAGAAGAGTACAACGGCGGTATATGTCCTGACCTTGTGATGGTGACTGCGTTTGGTCGTGAAGTTGCGGCGGATGCTGCTGAGCAAGGTATTATTAACGCGTGTGTCACAAAACCGTTGACGAAAAATTCTCTGCTACAAACTCTTTCTTCAATAAAAGGTGTACCTAATGTTGTTGACGAACACAGTACAGGGCGTCGAAATGCTATCGATGCCGCGTTACGGAAGTTAGCAGGAGCAAAAATTCTGCTGGTTGAAGATAATGAGGTTAATCAGGAGCTTGCTGTTGAATTGCTTGAAACCAACGGTATGAGTGTTTCGGTTGCGGCAAACGGGCAGGAAGCCATTGATATTTTGAATGATAATACATTTGACGGTGTTTTGATGGATTGTCAGATGCCTGTGATGGACGGGTATAAAGCGACACAAACCTTACGTGAAGATGCTAGATTTGCAGAATTGCCAATACTGGCAATGACTGCAAACGCTATGGTTTCTGATAGAGAAAAGGCTCTTGCGGTAGGAATGAACGACCACATTGCTAAGCCGCTCGAACTTGTAGATATGTTTAGCAAAATGGCGCGATGGATTACTCCTGAAAATTCAACGGCTGCTCCTGTACGCGGTGAGTATGCAGATGAAGAATTACCAGAAATTCATGGTGTTGATTTTGAAAAAGGGTTGAGTGTTTGTCAGCAGAATAAGGCATTGCTTCGCCGGTTACTGATTCGTTTTGCAGAAACACAGGCAGATTTTAGCGTAGAAATTAATGAGTCTTTGCAAAATGGAGATATTGAAGCCGTAAGCAGACAAGCTCATACCTTGAAGGGCGTTGCCGCCAATATCGGTGCGACAAAAATTCAGGAGCTGGCAGCAGAGCTGGAGTCTGGCATTCAGGAAGAGCAGGCACTTGCAATGCAGCGCCATTTGATAAACGCGCTGGGAAGTGTGTTGGCTGTAACAGTCACAGATATTCGGAATAAACTTGTACTGGCTCCGGTTGTGTCTGAAATTCCATTATCGAATGAAGTGTTAAAAGAAGAACTGTTGCAACTACGAGCTTTGCTTGCAGATGATGATACTGATGCTGTTGATATGATTGAGGAGATTCAACGTCATATGGAAGGAGCGCCTGATCTGCAAGAAGTGGTTCGCAGTATGGCAGAGATGGTTCGGGATTATGATTTTGAGAGTGCTCTTACTCTATTGGAACAGCTCGAAATAGATGTTAATGAGCTTTCCGCATAGTAAAAAAAC includes:
- a CDS encoding response regulator; this encodes MKKFLQNVFWLLMVSVLLVAAVPTAYASPDEAYARSGQNGSELATELSHLSAVFLYNLDKIQLEGTLSVIIKRTPAIKALRVVDTITGESFFTYYRARRHHVFNEKIPLIAEQYPKYTSSIFYDDTIIGRLELFYDDPTMVRKGKRDVWLTNNEQQWLEEHPVVTVGIEQIPPFNYFTQGEQPKGIIVDLIQKISERVPVRFEFRGGEFAEILRKYEHGEIDLLPNLYYHSSRDSLGNFSTPFMSVRDFMFVRQDDERITKISDLRGKKVAIVKGYLMEKVLAKRYPSIQVVTTPTLVDSIAALLNHEVDALIDAHMSVLYAQKENSLTGLKAISQNEFPSQSLHFVTRKHEPYLHSILQKALNSITEAEKDEITKHYILAQSVISHRQKVEKTLEKNVALLTILFLFLLLVLFHIVRMLNKSFKEDEGLAFGSNKFAQLLLLAIGMFVLFCSGTSWFILDQSKKDILRKEEYSLDLSLEATEARLLRMVDVHSRMLQYLAGRAEFFSIVEEVMNSVSDKNSLRHQQALASLKGYWSEYRALSGDQGRVLLSTTGDVIMGAGVCEGGNLADKHPKLFESALKGQTVFVPPCYFRDPVTGNSSRGMYLLIPVMDEQRKPVAVIAALLDVDENFHLSIKEGSVEQHGEMFVVNAQGNILYEHRASKSAVEIDDANTHLNAFINVNVPFVINSMSSVEVQDGMRLVKYRNYKGEQVYGLARWIGGMEIGLVTEVKVNEVLEQYFRFKNSVITMMILMLSFTIPSILFTLSIGRKANRSLLEAKEELEHKVLERTQDLRQLEKQWRLILTSVGQGLVGLNTDGEVIFANDAASSLLGYSHDEITGKKIFEMVLVNADSKKSSGLVTSPIYQALYTGHTSTHQNEFFKAKSGHVFPVEYTCRSIINEEEIQGCVVVFTDITLRKRMEQELESARITAEEASNAKSEFLANMSHEIRTPMNAILGMSHLALQSDLNGRQRNFIEKVHRAAYSLLGIINDILDFSKIEAGKMQIEGVPFYLDDVMQDVAGVVGLNAEEKGLELLFKINPAVPLKMIGDPLRLTQILINLGNNAVKFTEEGEIVVSIDVVKVDGADLELLFSVKDTGIGMTQEQIYKLFKSFSQGDTSTTRRYGGTGLGLVISRRLAQLMGGEIWVDSNYREGATFSFNVLLTLDEDSAVQEPVLLSNGSRVLVVDDSKTSREILSSMLTEAGFVVDAVACGKEAVKLVRESVKAEQYETIFLDWRMPDMDGVTTATLIKEEYNGGICPDLVMVTAFGREVAADAAEQGIINACVTKPLTKNSLLQTLSSIKGVPNVVDEHSTGRRNAIDAALRKLAGAKILLVEDNEVNQELAVELLETNGMSVSVAANGQEAIDILNDNTFDGVLMDCQMPVMDGYKATQTLREDARFAELPILAMTANAMVSDREKALAVGMNDHIAKPLELVDMFSKMARWITPENSTAAPVRGEYADEELPEIHGVDFEKGLSVCQQNKALLRRLLIRFAETQADFSVEINESLQNGDIEAVSRQAHTLKGVAANIGATKIQELAAELESGIQEEQALAMQRHLINALGSVLAVTVTDIRNKLVLAPVVSEIPLSNEVLKEELLQLRALLADDDTDAVDMIEEIQRHMEGAPDLQEVVRSMAEMVRDYDFESALTLLEQLEIDVNELSA